One window of the Podospora pseudocomata strain CBS 415.72m chromosome 7, whole genome shotgun sequence genome contains the following:
- the PRP8 gene encoding pre-mRNA-splicing factor 8 (COG:A; EggNog:ENOG503NU2Q; BUSCO:EOG092600NM), whose protein sequence is MSFPPPPPGWGPPPPPPPPPPPGPPSSLPPPPAIPAPPPPGYQPPTNPQIAKFAQKKKEWLRDQRNRFGEKRKGGFVETQKADMPPEHLRKIVKDIGDVSQKKYTNDKRSYLGALKFMPHAVLKLLENMPMPWESAREVKVLYHVNGCLTLVNEIPRVIEPVFFAQWATMWTTMRKEKSDRRLFKRMRFPPFDDEEPPLSWSENIEDVEPLEPIQMELDEDEEAAVYEWFYDHQPLLDTTHVNGPSYKTWNLTLPQMASLYRLSRPLVSEVVDQNYFYLFELKSFLTAKALNVALPGGPRFEPLYKDIDPNDEDFGEFNAMDRIIFRNPIRTECRVSYPYLYNALPRSVHLSWHSHPQVVYTRTEDHNLPAFYFDTSINPISSRAVAPKNLTISHEDELFGQGSNEEPEEEEFELPVGVEPFMADEELYTDDTASAIELWWAPFPFDRRSGRMVRAQDVPLIKHWYLEHCPPKQPVKVRVSYQKLLKTYVLNELHKKKPKSLQKQSLLRSLKQTKFFQQTTIDWVEAGLQVCRQGFNMLNLLIHRKNLTYLHLDYNFNLKPVKTLTTKERKKSRFGNAFHLMREILRLTKLIVDAQVQYRLGNIDAFQLADGILYAFNHVGQLTGMYRYKYKLMHQIRSCKDLKHLIYYRFNAGPVGKGPGCGFWAPAWRVWLFFMRGIIPLLERWLGNLLSRQFEGRHSKGVAKTVTKQRVESHFDLELRASVMADLMDMMPEGIKQNKVNTVLQHLSEAWRCWKSNIPWKVPGLPAAIENIILRYVKSKADWWVSVAHYNRERIRRGATVDKTVAKKNVGRLTRLWLKAEQERQHNHMKDGPYVSSEEAVAIYTTTVHWLESRKFSPIPFPSVSYKHDTKILILALERLREAYSTKGRLNQSQREELALIEQAYDSPGTTLERIKRFLLTQRAFKEVGIDMNDNYSTINPVYDIEPIEKISDAYLDQYLWYQADQRHLFPAWIKPSDSEVPPLLVYKWAQGINNLDQVWETANGECNVMIETSLSKVYEKIELTLLNSLLRLIMDHNLADYITAKNNVTLTYKDMSHVNSYGMIRGLQFSAFVFQYYGLILDLLLLGPQRASEIAGPPQSPNDFLQFQDRDTETRHPIRLYTRYIDKIWVFLRFTADESRDLIQRFLTEQPDPNFENVIGYKSKKCWPRDSRMRLMRHDVNLGRAVFWDLKNRLPRSVTTIEWEDTFASVYSKDNPNLLFSMCGFEVRILPKIRNQNDEFPVKDSVWSLVNNATKERTAHAFLQVTEEDIQKFNNRIRQILMSSGSTTFTKIANKWNTALIALFTYYREAAVSTVNLLDTIVKCETKIQTRVKIGLNSKMPSRFPPAVFYTPKELGGLGMISGSHILIPTSDKRWSKQTDVGVTHYRAGMSHDEETLIPNIFRYIIPWEAEFIDSQRVWTEYSQKRLEANQQNRRLTLEDLEDSWDRGLPRINTLFQKDRSTLSFDKGFRTRAEFKIYQLMKSNPFWWTSQRHDGKLWNLNAYRTDVIQALGGVETILEHTLFKATGFPSWEGLFWERASGFEESMKFKKLTNAQRSGLNQIPNRRFTLWWSPTINRANVYVGFQVQLDLTGIFLHGKIPTLKISLIQIFRAHLWQKIHESVVMDLCQVFDQELEALSIESVQKETIHPRKSYKMNSSCADIQLFASHKWNVTRPSLLFDNKDVIEATTTNKFWIDVQLRYGDYDSHDIERYVRAKYLDYTTDSMSLYPSPTGLMIGIDLAYNLYSAYGQYFPGLKTLVQQAMSKIMKANPALYVLRERIRKGLQLYASESNQEFLNSQNYSELFSNQTQLFIDDTNVYRVTIHKTFEGNLTTKPINGAIFIFNPRTGQLFLKIIHTSVWAGQKRLGQLAKWKTAEEVAALIRSLPVEEQPKQLIVTRKGLLDPLEVNLLDFPNISIRASELQLPFQAAMKVEKLGDMILRATEPQMVLFNLYDEWLKSISSYTAFSRLILILRALHVNQDKTKLILRPDKTVITQDHHIWPSLSDEDWIKVETQLRDLILNDYGKKNNVNVSSLTSSEVRDIILGMEISAPSLQRQQAAEIEKQQQEQQQLTAVTTKTQNVHGEEIIVTTTSQFEQQTFASKTEWRTRAIATSNLRTRANNMYVSPLDNDVDDITYVMPKNILKKFIQIADLRVQVAGYLYGASPADNDQVKEVRCIVMVPQIGGLRNVQLPQHLPQHDMLKGMEPLGIIHTTSGNELPYMSAMDVTDHARLLDAHPSWSKESTLTVAVSFTPGSVSLSAWALTPQGYKWGAENKDVGSDQPQGFTTTMGEKRQLLLSEKFRGFFLVPESGKWNYSFMGSAFGSLEKKPVHVKLDTPAPFYSDQHRPIHFSSFNELEDIWVDRQDNFA, encoded by the exons ATgtctttccctcctcctccccccggATGGggtcctccgcctccaccccctccgccgccgccgcccggaCCGCCGTCCTCACTtcctccgccgcctgctATTccggcaccacctccccctggATACCAGCCTCCCACGAACCCTCAGATTGCCAAGTTTgcccaaaagaagaaggaatgGCTTCGGGACCAGCGCAATCGGTTTGGCGAGAAGCGGAAGGGTGGCTTCGTGGAAACGCAAAAGGCCGATATGCCGCCGGAACACCTGCGTAAGATTGTGAAGGATATCGGCGACGTCTCGCAGAAGAAGTACACCAATGACAAGCGAAGCTATCTTGGTGCGCTGAAATTCATGCCTCATGCAGTTTTGAAGCTGCTCGAGAACATGCCGATGCCTTGGGAATCAGCGAGGGAGGTCAAGGTGCTCTACCATGTCAATGGTTGCCTGACGCTCGTCAATGAGATTCCACGCGTCATCGAACCCGTATTTTTTGCACAGTGGGCTACTATGTGGACGACCATGCGCAAGGAGAAGAGCGATCGAAGACTGTTCAAACGGATGCGGTTCCCTCCGTttgacgatgaagagccACCCCTTTCTTGGTCCGAGAACATCGAGGATGTCGAACCGCTGGAGCCGATCCAGATGGAGCtcgacgaagacgaagaggctGCTGTGTACGAATGGTTTTATgaccatcaacctctcctggACACGACACATGTCAATGGCCCAAGCTACAAGACATGGAACCTCACACTGCCACAAATGGCGAGCTTATATCGGCTCAGTCGTCCTTTGGTAtctgaggttgttgatcagAATTACTTTTATCTCTTCGAGCTCAAGAGCTTTCTCACGGCCAAAGCCTTGAATGTTGCGCTGCCTGGCGGTCCTCGCTTTGAGCCACTTTACAAAGATATCGACCCCAATGACGAGGATTTCGGCGAGTTCAACGCCATGGACCGCATCATTTTCAGAAACCCCATCCGAACTGAATGTCGAGTGTCCTATCCCTATCTTTACAATGCTCTCCCGCGCAGCGTCCACCTTTCCTGGCATTCGCATCCTCAGGTAGTGTACACCCGAACAGAGGACCACAATCTCCCTGCATTCTACTTCGACACCAGCATCAACCCCATCTCATCTCGGGCCGTGGCGCCGAAGAACCTCACCATCAGTCATGAAGACGAACTTTTTGGCCAGGGCAGCAACGAGGAgccagaagaggaggagttcgAGCTTCCCGTGGGTGTTGAGCCGTTCATGGCCGACGAGGAGCTTTATACAGACGACACGGCATCTGCGATAGAACTGTGGTGGGCACCGTTTCCATTTGACCGTCGCTCTGGGCGTATGGTTCGGGCTCAAGATGTTCCTCTAATCAAGCACTGGTACCTCGAACACTGTCCACCAAAGCAGCCTGTGAAGGTTCGCGTCTCATACCAGAAGCTTTTGAAGACGTACGTCCTCAACGAGCTtcacaagaagaagcccaagtCGTTGCAAAAGCAAAGCTTGCTCAGGTCCCTGAAGCAGACCAAGTTCTTCCAGCAGACAACCATCGACTGGGTAGAGGCAGGTCTTCAAGTCTGTCGCCAAGGTTTCAACATGCTTAACTTGTTGATTCATCGCAAGAACCTTACCTATCTCCATCTTGATTACAATTTCAACCTGAAGCCCGTCAAgactctcaccaccaaggaACGCAAAAAGTCGAGATTTGGAAACGCCTTTCATCTAATGCGAGAGATCTTGCGGCTCACCAAGCTCATTGTCGATGCCCAAGTGCAATATCGGCTGGGTAACATTGACGCATTTCAGCTCGCCGATGGTATCCTCTATGCGTTCAACCATGTGGGACAGCTGACGGGAATGTATCGATACAAGTACAAGCTCATGCACCAGATTCGCTCTTGCAAGGATTTGAAGCACTTGATTTACTACCGGTTTAACGCGGGCCCTGTTGGCAAAGGCCCTGGCTGCGGTTTCTGGGCTCCTGCCTGGAGAGTCTGGCTGTTTTTCATGCGCGGTATTATCCCCTTGCTGGAGCGCTGGCTTGGAAATTTGCTGTCTCGTCAGTTTGAAGGCCGCCACAGCAAAGGCGTTGCCAAGACCGTCACGAAGCAGCGTGTCGAGTCACATTTCGATCTCGAGCTTCGGGCTTCGGTCATGGCGGACCTGATGGATATGATGCCCGAGGGtatcaaacaaaacaaggtCAACACCGTGTTGCAGCATCTCTCTGAGGCCTGGAGGTGCTGGAAGAGCAATATTCCGTGGAAGGTCCCAGGATTGCCTGCTGCTATTGAGAACATCATCCTCAGATATGTCAAGTCCAAGGCTGATTGGTGGGTCTCGGTTGCTCACTACAACAGAGAGCGCATCAGAAGGGGTGCCACCGTGGACAAGACCGTCGCCAAGAAGAACGTCGGCCGCCTTACCCGTCTCTGGCTCAAGGCTGAGCAGGAAAGGCAACACAACCATATGAAAGATGGACCATATGTATCCTCCGAGGAGGCCGTGGCCATCTATACGACCACTGTGCATTGGCTCGAGTCCCGCAAGTTCTCCCCTATTCCTTTCCCGAGTGTTTCCTACAAGCATGATACCAAGATCCTCATcttggccctcgagcgtctccGCGAAGCCTACTCCACCAAGGGGAGACTTAACCAGAGCCAAAGAGAAGAGCTGGCCCTTATTGAACAGGCATACGACAGCCCGGGAACTACTCTCGAGCGGATCAAGCGCTTCCTCTTGACGCAGCGGGCCTTCAAGGAGGTGGGCATTGATATGAACGACAATTATAGCACCATCAACCCTGTGTACGACATTGAGCCCATTGAGAAGATCAGCGATGCCTACCTGGATCAGTATCTCTGGTATCAAGCCGACCAGCGTCACCTCTTTCCTGCTTGGATCAAGCCGTCGGACTCTGAggtccctcctctcctcgtgTACAAGTGGGCTCAAGGTATCAACAATCTCGACCAAGTCTGGGAAACCGCAAATGGGGAGTGCAACGTCATGATCGAGACCTCCTTGTCCAAGGTGTACGAGAAGATCGAGCTCACGTTGCTCAATTCGCTACTTCGCCTCATCATGGACCACAATTTGGCCGACTACATTACAGCCAAGAACAACGTCACACTGACCTACAAAGACATGAGCCATGTCAATAGTTACGGCATGATTCGTGGCCTTCAGTTTTCGGCGTTTGTTTTCCAGTATTATGGGCTGATTCTCGACCTTCTACTCCTGGGGCCTCAGCGCGCCAGCGAGATTGCCGGCCCGCCTCAAAGCCCCAACGATTTCCTCCAGTTCCAGGATCGCGACACGGAGACGAGACACCCCATTAGACTGTACACCAGATACATTGACAAAATTTGGGTCTTTCTCCGCTTCACGGCTGACGAATCGCGCGACCTCATCCAGCGGTTTCTTACCGAACAACCGGATCCAAATTTTGAGAATGTCATCGGGTACAAGAGCAAGAAATGCTGGCCGAGAGATTCTCGCATGCGCTTGATGAGACACGATGTCAACCTCGGCAGGGCTGTCTTTTGGGATCTGAAGAATCGACTACCAAGATCCGTCACGACCATCGAGTGGGAAGACACATTTGCAAGTGTCTACAGCAAGGACAACCCAAACCTCCTGTTCTCAATGTGCGGCTTCGAGGTGCGCATTTTGCCCAAGATTCGCAACCAGAATGACGAGTTTCCCGTCAAGGACAGCGTTTGGTCACTGGTGAACAACGCCACCAAGGAGCGCACCGCCCACGCCTTTTTGCAGGTTACCGAGGAGGACATTCAGAAGTTCAACAACCGCATTCGCCAAATCCTCATGTCCTCGGGCTCAACCACGTTCACCAAGATTGCCAACAAGTGGAACACTGCCTTGATCGCTCTCTTCACGTACTACCGCGAGGCTGCTGTTTCGACTGTCAATCTACTTGACACAATTGTCAAGTGTGAGACTAAGATCCAAACCCGAGTCAAGATTGGCCTCAACTCAAAGATGCCGTCGCGGTTCCCGCCTGCTGTATTTTATACCCCGAAAGAACTTGGTGGTCTGGGTATGATCTCTGGGTCTCACATCTTGATCCCAACGAGCGATAAGCGATGGTCCAAGCAGACCGATGTCGGGGTCACTCATTACCGTGCCGGCATGTCTCACGACGAGGAAACCCTTATTCCCAACATCTTCCGCTACATCATTCCCTGGGAGGCCGAGTTCATCGATTCCCAACGCGTCTGGACGGAATATTCGCAGAAGAGGCTCGAGGCCAACCAGCAAAACAGGAGGCTGACCTTGGAGGATCTAGAAGACAGCTGGGATCGGGGTCTGCCGCGCATCAACACGCTGTTCCAAAAGGACCGCAGCACGCTGAGCTTCGACAAGGGGTTCCGCACCCGGGCAGAGTTCAAGATTTATCAGTTGATGAAGAGCAATCCGTTCTGGTGGACCAGTCAGCGACACGATGGCAAACTTTGGAACCTCAATGCCTATCGCACCGATGTCATTCAGGCACTGGGAGGTGTTGAGACGATTCTCGAGCATACTCTTTTCAAGGCAACAGGCTTCCCTTCTTGGGAGGGTCTATTCTGGGAGCGGGCCTCCGGTTTCGAAGA ATCAATGAAGTTCAAAAAGCTCACAAACGCCCAGCGGTCCGGTCTCAATCAAATCCCCAACCGTCGATTCACTCTTTGGTGGAGCCCAACCATCAACAGAGCAAATGTTTACGTTGGTTTCCAGGTCCAACTGGATTTGACTGGTATTTTCCTTCACGGCAAGATCCCGACCCTCAAGATCTCTTTGATCCAGATCTTCCGCGCCCATCTGTGGCAGAAAATACACGAGTCGGTTGTCATGGATCTCTGCCAGGTCTTTGATCAGGAACTGGAAGCTCTGAGCATTGAATCTGTTCAGAAAGAGACGATCCACCCGCGTAAATCCTACAAGATGAACAGTTCCTGCGCGGACATCCAGCTGTTTGCCAGCCACAAGTGGAATGTTACGCGACCGTCCCTCCTGTTCGACAACAAAGATGTCATCGAGGCAACCACGACAAACAAGTTCTGGATTGACGTTCAGCTGCGCTACGGCGACTACGACTCCCATGATATTGAAAGATATGTCAGGGCCAAGTATCTGGATTACACCACCGATAGCATGAGCTTGTACCCATCGCCTACCGGCCTCATGATTGGTATCGACCTTGCCTACAACCTCTATTCTGCTTACGGCCAGTACTTCCCAGGCCTGAAAACGCTGGTTCAGCAAGCCATGTCCAAGATCATGAAGGCCAATCCTGCTCTTTATGTGTTGCGTGAGCGTATCCGCAAAGGTCTTCAGCTGTATGCCTCTGAGAGCAACCAAGAGTTCCTCAACTCGCAAAATTATTCCGAGCTTTTCAGCAATCAGACTCAGCTCTTCATTGACGACACAAATGTGTACCGTGTGACGATCCACAAGACCTTCGAGGGTAACCTGACCACGAAGCCCATCAACGGTGCCATCTTTATCTTCAACCCTCGGACTGGGCAGCTGTTCCTGAAGATTATCCACACCAGCGTCTGGGCAGGGCAGAAGCGCTTGGGCCAGTTGGCGAAATGGAAAACGGCTGAAGAAGTGGCAGCATTGATCAGATCCCTTCCAGTAGAAGAGCAGCCCAAGCAGCTCATTGTCACGCGGAAGGGTCTTTTGGATCCTCTGGAGGTCAATCTCCTGGACTTCCCCAATATCTCGATTCGCGCTTCTGAGCTCCAGCTTCCCTTCCAGGCTGCCATGAAGGTGGAGAAGCTTGGCGACATGATTTTGCGTGCCACCGAGCCTCAAATGGTTCTTTTCAACCTCTACGATGAGTGGCTCAAGAGCATTTCTTCATACACAGCATTCTCTCGTCTTATTCTCATTCTCCGTGCCCTGCACGTCAACCAGGATAAGACGAAATTGATATTGCGTCCCGACAAGACTGTCATCACTCAGGATCATCATATCTGGCCCTCCCTCTCGGATGAGGATTGGATCAAGGTCGAAACGCAGCTTCGTGATCTGATCCTGAATGACTACGGGAAGAAGAATAATGTCAATGTCTCCAGTTTGACAAGTAGCGAAGTACGCGACATCATCTTGGGTATGGAAATTTCGGCCCCCTCTCTCCAGAGACAACAAGCTGCCGAGATTgaaaagcagcaacaggagcagcagcagcttaCTGCTGTCACAACCAAGACTCAAAATGTGCATGGAGAGGAGATTATCGTCACGACAACATCGCAGTTTGAACAGCAGACATTTGCGTCCAAGACCGAGTGGCGCACGAGGGCTATCGCCACGTCGAATTTGCGGACAAGGGCGAACAATATGTACGTGTCACCACTGGACAATGATGTGGATGACATCACATATGTGATGCCCAAAAATATCCTCAAGAAGTTTATCCAGATTGCCGATCTTCGAGTGCAGGTCGCGGGCTATTTGTATGGAGCTTCGCCTGCCGACAATGATCAAGTCAAGGAGGTTCGCTGTATCGT